A stretch of DNA from Prinia subflava isolate CZ2003 ecotype Zambia chromosome 9, Cam_Psub_1.2, whole genome shotgun sequence:
TCTGGGAAGCTGGACAGTCACATTAGGACGCTGGGACTGAGGAAGCCGCTGCTTTTCCAGTGGGATAAAACCCGATCTTCCTTACTCAAGGTGCTTTACAGTTCCCCACCGATCTCACCCTAAGTCGTGCAATATCCAGCATAGACTTCGTCTTCTTCTTCTACTCTTCtataatatttttgttatcGTTGttggcgctttttttttttttcctttttgtttttttgtttttattgcacTACATGTTTGGGAAACAAGACAAAATGGACGTTAGATGCAGTTCAGAGACTGAAGCTAACCGGGTCTCGAAGAACGGACATAAAGAGGGCAAGGAAAGCAAAGGGtctgaaggaaatatttctaCTTCTTTTTTGAAGGATCAGCAAGGGactttttctgcctctgcagctACGGAAGGTTGTAATAAAAGTAAATCTAGTTCGGCTGATCCGGACTATTGCAGGAGGATCCTAGTTAGAGGTATGAGTCTGAGGTGTTTGGCGAGGGTGGGGGAAGGTGAGCTGTGCTCACGCCCGGGAGATGGGTTTATTTTGTCGCTTTGCCTTGGGTCTGGCCCTGGGTTGAAAGCCTTTCGTACGGCTCCAGGGGAGAGACCCCGCTGCCCTGCCGGGCTTTGCCCTGGACCCCGCTCCCTCCCGCTTTATCCCGGGGAATTTCCGCCGCGTCTCGGAGAAAAGTTAAGCCGCGCTGGTTCctccccggcgctgccccggaACGGATGAGCCCCGCttattgttgttttgggtttgttgtttgttttcttccccgCTTTGCCGCTTTCCCGGGGTGCCCGTCCCCTCCGGGGACAGCGATCCCCCGGGGGCCGCGGCTCGCTCCGCGCCCGCGCATCCCGCCCGCGCCGGCCGCGGAgccgcggggctgcggcgggaAGGCCCTCCCGGAGGGCAGAgattccctctgctccccctgtcCCCGAGCCCGGCAGCGCCGAGGAAAGCGCTGTTTTAAAATAACCACCAGCCTTAAAATAAATGGAGGAGTGACGAAGGgctttttaattattgttttttaataattgtACGTTTAATTTCCCTCCATCTTCgtcccttctccaggctaaaaTGGCTAAATCATCTCATGCGTactccctcaaaaaaaaaaaaattacctgcagaaattttagttttattaaGGCGCGTtttgggggaggagggagagaagagaatCGGAACAAAATATGTGGTAAGCAGGCCTTGAAAGTTAAAATTAATCCTTGCGCCACTGGTTGACCCAGAGAAGGGTCAGATTAAAACGATGTGATTGTCTCTGATTTAAAACGTACCGAGGAGGTAAAATTACGGCAAGTAAACTTGGAAAGGCTTTAAGGTAACCTGAATCTGGCTCTAGCTTGACAGTAGTGTTAATGAGATTTGTCCCGCTTTCCTTCAGTCGGGGCTACCAGAAAAGTGATGTTTCTGCGGGCTGGTTGGTGCCTTGGTTTCTatccctccccccccccctccttttttttttcccctcctgcttcTCCTCGTTGCCAAAACCCCAaagcggcagcggcagcggtgcagggtgggctggaggTGTTCCCCACGTTCGCAGTGGCAGGCAGCCAGGTCAGGGCAGTCCTGCCTCTGCCCGGAAAGatccttccctttttttaatttttttttcctttttttagcATGAGAAACTTGTTATTAAAAACATAATAAGAAGGGTTTATATTTTGGGGAGCGACGGGGTGTTTATGGTGGCTACCAGCAAGTCCTAGCCCGGAGCTTAAGGGGAACAAAGAGTAGCCCTGCACTCCAGGCACAAAGCCTGGCCTGGAGGATCTCTCTCTCCACAGCTTCCCAGAGGGGCCGTGGGTGATGCCGCAGTGTCGTACTGTGAGTGCAATatattcaaagtaatttttaaatgggCTGAGGGGATTAATTATAGAGCCCTGGGCCCCCACCgccccctccttccttctctgttgtgggttttttcccttccttggGTGCAGTGGCCAGGTGCAGTGCCACAGAGGCAGGGACCCCGCTCTATCCCGACTCGTGTCTCGGCCTTGAAGGCGCTGGGGATGGCTGCTTCCcttggaaaaaattagaaagtctaaaaggggggagggggggaagaagaggaggGTTGCTTGAGTATGAAGCTGACTGCGCCTTTCTTTGCCAGATGCCAAAGGTTCAATCCGAGAGATTATTCTGCCTAAGGGGCTTGATCTGGACCGTCCCAAGCGGACCCGCACCTCCTTCACGGCCGAGCAGCTCTACCGCCTGGAGATGGAGTTCCAGCGCTGCCAGTACGTCGTGGGGCGGGAGCGCACCGAGCTCGCCCGCCAGCTCAATCTCTCCGAGACTCAGGTAGCGCCTGAAGGACGGGGAGCCccggctgccctgccctgccctgccctgccccgcggGACGCCCTTCCCGGCCCGGGCACCTCCGTGCCCTGCGGGCCCCAAGGACGCGGCACAGCGCGGGCCGAGGCAGCGCCCGAGGGCCCACGCGTGTCCGGGCGGGGGGACACAGCCCGCGGGCGGGAGGGACCTGAGGGGCCCGTGGCTGAGGCGTCCCGGCGGGGGACCCCTGACCCTGAGTGTCCCTaaccctgtgtgtgtccctaACCCTGCGTGTCCCTAACCCTGCGTGTCCCTAACCCTGCGTGTCCCTAACCCCGTGTGTCCCTAACCCTGAGTGTCCCTAACCCCGTGTGTCCCTAACCCCGTGTGTCCCTCACTGTGTTtgtccagggagctgctggccgAGGGGGTCCCTCGTGTCCCTGCACGCAGCCCCAGTGCGCTCTCCCCGCCAGGCCCGAGGGCATCAGAGGGAGTTTGGCCACGAAGCCGAACTCGTGCCGGGCCCGGAGCggctcccccggccccgggacCCGCTGCGGCCCGGCCGAGGCTCGGCGGGCCCGGCTGCGGAGatccgctgctgctgctgccggggaGAAGCGAGGGGAGGCCGAGCCCTCCCAGCCCGCAGCAAGCGGGAAAACAGGCGCTCAAACCCGCAGGGAGAGGCGGGCACCTTCCCCCGGGTTAGAGACGCTCGGCCTGAGCTTTCCTGGGTGTGAAAGATCCGGGGATGGGCTGAAGTTCGGGCTGTATTTTGGGCCCTTGAGGGGGAGAATGGCCCTTCCACCTGCAGGGCACAGAAAGGCCGGGGGCGGACAGGAGGCCTAAAACTGCGTGAGAGCGCGGGGAAGCACCCAAAAAGTCCAAACTTCTCAAAGCTGGTGTCATATTTCCACAAAACATAACAGTAAATTCCCCTGACACGTTAattagcttttttctttccttgccgGATAGGAATGACAAGTTCAACAGCTCGTAGGTTACAGAACGTGCCATGagtgggttttgttgtgttttggtttggttttgtttgttgttttttgagTGACTTCCAGTATTCCTTTCTAAAGttgaatataatttaaaattatttgtggGTAGAGAGAGAGTGTCCAGTTTGGAATACAGGGAAAGAGGCTCATTGCTGCTGTTTACCCCCACGAAGGGCAGTCAGAGCGGGCAGCGGCTGCTGGGAACCGCGGAGTGCCCGGGGCTCCGGCTGAGCCGGCTTAGAATAAAGCGGTGGGGAAAGGGCTGGCCCCGTCTCCCAGAGAATTCCCGGCCTGTAGTAAACTAGGACGAAGTGAGAGGTCTGGTTAAAGATGCAGAACGAAAGGCCCCGGGGTCACCCCGAACCCGGGGACAGACAGAGGGTGAGGCGGGTCGCGTTCCGTGAGCGTCGCTTTGTGCCTTTTGGAAAGGCTCCCCGCTCCGCGGAGCCTGCGGGCCTcccccgccgctccccccgccccgccgagcCGCGCCGGGGTCCCGGGGCACCTGCCGGGGGCCGCCGCTCCTCCCGCCCCGCTGACCCTGCCTCTCTCCCCGGCCCGCAGGTCAAGGTCTGGTTCCAGAACCGGCGCACCAAGCAGAAGAAGGACCAGGGCAAGGACTCCGAGCTGCGGTCGGTGGTGTCCGAGACCGCCGCCACCTGCAGCGTGCTGCGGCTGCTGGAGCAAGGCCGGCTGCTCTCcccgccggggctgccgggcctGCTGCCGCCCTGCGCCTCGGGCGCGCTGGgctcggcgctgcgcgggcccGGCCTGGCCGCGGCGGGCAGCGGcagcgcggcggcggccccgggcggcggcggctccccGCACCCTCCGGCCGCCAGCGGCGCgcccgggccgcccccgcccgcggcGCTGCACGGGGCGGCGGGCCACGGCCTCTTCGGGCTGCCCGTGCCCGCGCTGCTGGGCTCGGTGGCCGGCCGCCTCTCCTCCGCGCCCCTGGCCGTGGCCGGCTCGCTGGCGGGCAACTTGCAGGAACTGTCGGCCCGCTACCTGAGCTCGTCCGCCTTCGAGCCCTACTCCCGGACCAACAATAAAGAGAGCGCTGAGAAAAAAGCACTGGACTGACTCTAAGTACCTTCCCCCTATTTATATTTATAGTCTCTATTTGTGGCGGTATTTATGGGACGGGCGGCCGCAGCCGcccccccgctccccgccgcccccgagccccgcggcGCGGCTCCCTCCGCGggccggggcggagcggggccggagcggggccggagcggggccggagcgggccGGGCACGGCGAGGGGCTGCGGGCGCTCCCGGTGCGCTCCCCCTGCCCCGCGGGCCGCGTGTCCGTGCCGGAGGGGCGATCGCGCCGCTCGTTCCTTTGGGAAGGGACGCAGAGGGGTCAGCGGTCGGGGCGAGGGGAGGCCGGGCTCCCTTGGATCGGCTTTGGCCAACGCCGAGCGAGGGAGCGGGATTTCGGAGAGAGGAGGATGGAGCTGCCAGGTGATGCCcgttttggggtggttttttttgtgtctcCCGGACTCAGTGATTTCTAAGCACAAAGGTTTTGGGGCCCCACCTGTGGGCCCCGTTTACCCCCACACTCGCTGCACTACAGCCCCCGGTTACCGACCGAGCCCTTAACACCAGTCAGGAAATCCTCCagcaacttttctttttcacgGTAAATCTTGAATGTGGGAAGGGCCGAAACGGACTGAACGTATGGTCACGAATAGGAGAGACAGAAGTCAGTGGCTGCAGAAATTTTGAATGAAATTGTTTCTTCCTTCGAGATAAGACAAGGTCCCaccctttccctccccccccgtttttccttttttttttttctttttttcttttctttcttttttttttttttttctttttaaatttgaattcCCACGGGCCAGTCCCGCGGAGCTTATCTGCAAAAACAAGTCTGCAGATAAATTATGGAACTCGCGAATCTATTTGTACCTAGATTTGTTGCAATcgtaattttattttttattgctctatttgatttttcaaagaatttcagtgttcaactaaacacaaaaaaccctgTAGCCTTCCTTCCTCCTAAAATAACCCTCTCGCATATGGCTCACACTTCATTTAAAACGAACGTAAAATATAAAAAGCGTAtcttttattgttatttttgtacTTTAAAATACATCTATGTAACAAacttacttctttttttttccataattctTACTGCTATTTTTTCCACAAACATATGTATTCCACCTTCTAGTATTCTGGATCGAATATTTTCTGTTCAATTTCGGTACTTGAATTTGCCACAAAAGGGATGCTGTACTTAGGTAGTTCTTcgggggaaaaaattatttactttggttttaagtttcttttttctttgaacttTAACACATGGCGTTTACAAACTGTATAAATATGTGCCACCAAACTgtaaccaaaaaagaaaaaaaaaattacaaaaagtGGAATGGTTGCTGTAGAAAATAGAATTAACTATAGACCAGAACTGGACAGAAGGAGCTGGATGGaaagaaaatagtaattttattGTAAATTATTTACGTCTGAAGTTTCTAGGCAACTAGTcgaaaaaataatgaatgaatCGAGCGCTGAGCCCTTGCTACTAACTTTTGTTCTGAATGTTTTGGATATTTGGATGTTTTGTATTTATGTGGTGAGAGTGAAATATATTATATCTATATGATGACGGAATTAGGTGTATTTTCGTCTTATATTTGTAGCACTCAAATTGCCTTCATTTAaaaaacggaaaaaaaaaaaaaaaagagcaacaaaaCCCTATCCCTACACaatcttcttctttttttttttttttcttttttcttttttctttttttagattaaatttaatgtttcattttgaGCGGGGGGTAAGGTCCACTTCTTGGAGGGTGATTTCGCCCTGGGGCGGTCTGGGGCATTCCCAGTCCCGCGCTCGGCTCCCGCCCAGCCCTTGCGGTGCTCCCCGGGCACGATCCCCGCCCGGCTCCGGGTGCTGCCGGTGCCCCGGCGGGTCCCAGCCTGCCCGGTGCCACCCGGGCTCTGCCACCCCGGGCAGGGCACTGCTCACCCCCAAACCTCCCCGGGGCCGGGTGCCGGGTCTCCCGGATGGATCCGTGTGTGTGCCAGCACACAGATACACGGGCACATCCAAACACACACGCACAGCCCGTGGGCACGATACAGGGATCTGTAGGTGTTTTCTGGACAGCTCTTGCCTTCGTTCTGActggcagcccagccctgagggtTCTCACTGGGGCAGGACCCCTGGTTTCCAGCAGCCCCCCAGTGCACCGGCTCCCCacagcctctgccctgcccacgggtcctgctgctgcctcccctgggctctgccgAGCCCGGCCCAGCCAGGGCAGATGCTCCAGATTGGGAGGGAGACATGTGATGGTGATGCTgatttgggtgggttttttatgAACTGTGTGGAAATGATCTGGGGAAGGGCAACCGGGGTGAAGGAGGGGACCCCACAGGTGACATTTGAAGGGGTGACATTGAAACTGCTGGTCAAGACTGGGAAACTTCAAGGGGAGAGGAAAGtgttgttaaaaagaaaagagctgaaTGTGATAAAACAGATGTGCCTGGAGGGAGTGGATAGTTTTCAGTTTCTGCCTTCCTGGGCTGCACAGCATCACCCACAGCCCCAGACAAAGAGGGgagccctggcctggctgcctTTGCCAAGGAAGGAATTATCACCACTCAAACCCTCCCTGGACTCCCCTGCCAGACGTGGGGCTGAGCTGCGGGATGAATTTGCCCTCTCCTCAGGACATTCCTGCAGTTGAGATGGGGCCATTTCAGTGCCCGATTTTGCTGCTGCATTGTGAGCcatgggaacagcagcacaaacGTGTTCTGACAGAGATGTCTCAGGTGCCCTCACCTAAAAAGAGGATTGCCGTGCTATTCTATTTAACCAAGATTGCAGGAGCACTCCTTTCCCCTCACACAGGTGCCGTGAGGCTTTTTCCCTGGTTGCTGGCCTGATCTGCAGTCTCAGGGTTGGAGCTGTGGTCAGGGTAAGCTCTTTGCTCCTCTTGTAAGGCAGTTTAAGCCAGCATTAGGCTAAATTGCTGACACAATAACAGAAGTCCTTATTTTACAGCTTTGCAGCCCTCAGTATACATGTGAAGAGCTAGACATTTTAATTCTTATTAccattattattaattatttctgaatatttaaaaggaaaagaaaagaaatgtgtcTTGAACTGTGAAGGAGTCTTGTCTAAGCATTCAggtaaaataaatacttcaggaaattttcttttttttttttttccttgtctcctTCAAATTCCACCTGTCCCACACCTGTATCAGAGGCTGCTTCTGGACTGGGGTCGAGCAAAAGCCAGAGGCTCTCCAGTCCCATGCAGAGCTATCACAGTCCTGTTTCAGTCTCTGCTTGTGACTCAGGCCAAAACCTTGGAGCCCCACAGGGAGAAAGGCAATTTGtcatttcctttgaaattttcagcatttcaaaagCAAGGGGTTCCTGAGAGCCGGAACACCCTACTTTCtacaaaacagatgaaaatgtgtttgtctgcatttctttaaaaaaagagggagTACCACCTGTGCCATTGCATAGGACAAGTTAAAAATCACTCATACACACATCTACATACACAGTGAGTCTGAATTCAAAAGCTGgtttagtttttgtttgtttgctttggtggggtttttgttgtttgcttttccaACTACACCAAAGCTGTTCTGAAGCTGTGTGCTGCCCAGAGACACTGCTTGCTTGTTTGCACTGAAATGCTGAGTTTCATCCTACTGGAGCAATGAACACAAGCCTCCTTCCTGAAGCTATATGCTGCTGAAAGGTTTTGCTGCATTTCGTGCTCTCTTTTTATTTGTGGCCATCACAGGGGCATTAGAGctcaaacacagaaacatttgG
This window harbors:
- the VAX1 gene encoding ventral anterior homeobox 1 — protein: MFGKQDKMDVRCSSETEANRVSKNGHKEGKESKGSEGNISTSFLKDQQGTFSASAATEGCNKSKSSSADPDYCRRILVRDAKGSIREIILPKGLDLDRPKRTRTSFTAEQLYRLEMEFQRCQYVVGRERTELARQLNLSETQVKVWFQNRRTKQKKDQGKDSELRSVVSETAATCSVLRLLEQGRLLSPPGLPGLLPPCASGALGSALRGPGLAAAGSGSAAAAPGGGGSPHPPAASGAPGPPPPAALHGAAGHGLFGLPVPALLGSVAGRLSSAPLAVAGSLAGNLQELSARYLSSSAFEPYSRTNNKESAEKKALD